One Thermosipho africanus Ob7 genomic region harbors:
- a CDS encoding chemotaxis protein CheA produces the protein MSYEEYLSVFIDEGREYVQQLNDALLDLEKNPEDMEYINVAFRALHTLKGMAGTMGFENMAKLCHRMENYLDAVRSGKVSIDSDKLDYLFNGLDLIEKMLEKIASEGSEEIEEDVSGLVEIFEKLAQGENVGKKESKPAGTVETSQTNNDSEKSESKEKPENEADYMYEEDEALLHVVNEAKKKGYDVIYTKVILAENVQLKSARMYMVFHGIEELGGEIIKSVPSVEDIENEKFDREVELYVIAKVEPLKLQEKLSAISEVEKVIVKKVEIKHKSEVKEKEKEEKKEEKHEEKKKNVKITQTVRVDIEKLDTLMNLMGELVIARSRIIDILKKYNIKEVDESLAQLSRITLDLQNIVMKVRMVPISYVFNRFPRMVRDISKNLGKEINFVMKGEDTELDRTFVEEIGDPLVHLIRNALDHGIETKEERIAKGKPPVGTLILSARHEGNNVVIEVEDDGRGLDREKILKKAIERGLVDEVKASGLPDEKVYEFLFMPGFSTKEQVSELSGRGVGMDVVKNTVESLNGTVHIESKKGLGTKVIIKLPLTLAIIQALLVKVDKYIYAIPISVIDSTLIVLPEEIQMVQNKEVIVKRGEVIPIIKLWDVLGMKHNEELDELNVVVVKVANRKYGIAVDTLIGQEDIVIKSLGKLFADVKEFSGGATLGDGSIALIIDTLNLVE, from the coding sequence ATGTCGTATGAAGAATACTTAAGTGTTTTTATTGATGAAGGTCGTGAGTACGTTCAACAACTGAACGACGCTCTATTAGATTTAGAAAAAAATCCAGAAGATATGGAATATATAAACGTAGCATTTAGAGCTTTACATACCTTAAAAGGAATGGCAGGAACAATGGGATTTGAAAATATGGCAAAATTGTGCCATAGAATGGAAAATTACCTGGATGCCGTTAGATCTGGAAAGGTATCTATTGATTCAGACAAGTTGGACTACCTGTTTAACGGGTTGGACTTAATTGAGAAAATGCTTGAAAAAATAGCTTCTGAAGGAAGTGAAGAGATAGAAGAAGACGTTTCTGGACTAGTTGAGATTTTTGAAAAGCTTGCACAAGGTGAAAATGTTGGAAAGAAAGAATCCAAACCTGCAGGTACTGTTGAAACCTCTCAGACTAATAATGATTCTGAAAAAAGTGAATCTAAGGAAAAACCGGAAAATGAAGCAGACTACATGTATGAAGAAGATGAAGCTCTTTTACATGTTGTAAATGAAGCAAAGAAAAAAGGGTATGACGTTATTTATACAAAGGTTATTTTAGCTGAAAATGTGCAATTAAAATCTGCAAGAATGTATATGGTGTTTCATGGGATTGAAGAATTAGGTGGAGAAATAATAAAGAGTGTCCCAAGTGTTGAAGATATTGAAAACGAAAAATTTGATAGAGAAGTAGAACTTTATGTTATTGCAAAGGTAGAACCCTTAAAATTGCAAGAAAAACTTTCTGCAATTTCAGAAGTTGAGAAAGTTATAGTAAAGAAAGTAGAAATAAAGCATAAAAGTGAAGTTAAAGAGAAGGAAAAAGAAGAAAAGAAAGAAGAAAAGCATGAAGAGAAGAAGAAAAACGTTAAAATAACACAAACGGTCAGAGTTGATATTGAAAAATTAGATACACTGATGAATTTAATGGGCGAGCTTGTTATCGCAAGAAGTAGAATAATAGATATTTTGAAGAAATATAATATAAAAGAAGTTGATGAATCTTTGGCACAGCTTAGTAGAATAACTCTTGACTTGCAAAATATTGTTATGAAGGTTAGGATGGTTCCAATTTCTTACGTATTTAATAGATTTCCTAGAATGGTTCGCGATATTTCAAAGAATTTAGGTAAGGAAATAAACTTTGTTATGAAAGGTGAAGATACAGAACTTGATAGAACTTTTGTTGAAGAAATAGGAGATCCTCTCGTTCATTTGATTAGGAATGCTCTAGATCATGGAATTGAAACAAAAGAAGAAAGAATTGCAAAAGGTAAGCCTCCTGTTGGTACATTGATTCTTTCTGCACGCCATGAAGGTAATAATGTGGTAATAGAAGTTGAAGATGATGGTAGAGGGCTTGATAGGGAAAAAATATTGAAGAAAGCGATTGAAAGAGGGCTAGTTGATGAAGTAAAGGCTTCAGGTTTACCTGACGAAAAAGTTTACGAATTTTTATTCATGCCTGGTTTTTCTACCAAAGAGCAAGTAAGTGAGCTTTCGGGTAGAGGAGTTGGAATGGATGTTGTTAAGAATACGGTAGAGTCATTAAATGGAACGGTTCACATAGAGTCTAAAAAAGGTTTAGGAACGAAGGTAATAATAAAATTGCCGTTGACGCTTGCTATAATTCAGGCATTGCTTGTGAAAGTTGATAAATATATTTATGCTATACCAATTTCAGTTATAGACAGCACATTAATTGTTTTACCTGAGGAAATCCAAATGGTTCAAAATAAGGAAGTAATAGTTAAAAGAGGAGAAGTAATTCCAATTATTAAACTTTGGGATGTTTTGGGAATGAAACACAACGAAGAACTTGATGAATTAAATGTAGTTGTAGTTAAAGTTGCAAATAGAAAATATGGAATTGCTGTTGATACATTAATAGGGCAGGAAGATATTGTGATTAAATCCCTTGGAAAATTATTTGCTGATGTTAAGGAATTTAGTGGTGGTGCTACTTTGGGTGATGGCAGTATTGCCTTGATTATTGATACGCTAAATTTAGTGGAGTGA
- a CDS encoding chemotaxis protein CheW: MNVETEFEVLSFNICSQEMSFDVDYVEIVIDKDEITPVPKSKEVIEGVINLRGRIIPVVNLRKILGGICSNMDENNFKKIIITKIRDIEMGFLVENVKGVLRTSNSEIDRAFRDVDTYGKKAKGLIKKGERLVVYLDIEEILNEIIGVEEV; encoded by the coding sequence ATGAATGTTGAAACCGAATTTGAAGTTTTAAGTTTTAATATTTGTAGTCAAGAAATGAGTTTTGATGTTGATTACGTAGAAATTGTTATAGATAAGGATGAAATTACACCCGTTCCAAAATCAAAAGAAGTTATTGAGGGAGTTATAAATTTAAGGGGAAGAATTATTCCTGTTGTCAATTTAAGAAAGATACTTGGTGGAATTTGTTCAAATATGGACGAAAATAACTTTAAAAAGATCATAATCACAAAGATAAGAGATATTGAAATGGGGTTTCTAGTAGAAAATGTAAAAGGAGTACTTAGAACATCAAATTCAGAAATTGATAGAGCCTTTAGAGATGTTGATACTTATGGAAAGAAAGCAAAAGGATTAATAAAAAAAGGTGAAAGACTTGTAGTATACTTAGATATTGAAGAGATATTAAATGAAATAATTGGTGTAGAGGAGGTATAG
- the cheY gene encoding chemotaxis protein CheY: MGKRILIVDDAAFMRMMLKDIVTKAGHEVVGEAANGKEAVEKYKELKPDIVTMDITMPEMNGIDAIKEIKKIDPNATIIVCSAMGQQAMVIEAIQAGAKDFIVKPFQPARVIEAIQKVSG, translated from the coding sequence ATGGGAAAAAGAATTTTGATTGTTGACGACGCAGCTTTCATGAGAATGATGTTAAAGGATATTGTAACAAAAGCTGGTCATGAAGTAGTTGGAGAAGCTGCAAACGGAAAAGAAGCTGTTGAAAAATACAAAGAATTAAAACCTGACATTGTTACAATGGATATTACAATGCCTGAAATGAATGGTATCGATGCTATTAAAGAGATAAAAAAGATAGATCCAAACGCTACTATTATTGTTTGTAGCGCTATGGGCCAACAAGCAATGGTTATTGAAGCAATTCAAGCAGGGGCTAAGGATTTTATAGTAAAGCCATTCCAGCCTGCAAGAGTTATTGAAGCAATTCAAAAGGTTTCTGGTTAG
- a CDS encoding flagellar biosynthetic protein FliO, with protein MVIKNRVPRNVGGHFISVIERKFLTRNSYIVVVRIVEEYYVILVTENGGTVLKKLDSIESGEFENSNFKLEFFKNIVKKGDKK; from the coding sequence TTGGTTATAAAGAACAGGGTCCCCCGAAATGTAGGGGGACATTTTATCTCTGTTATTGAAAGAAAATTTCTTACTAGAAATAGCTATATAGTTGTAGTAAGAATAGTTGAAGAATATTATGTAATTTTGGTGACTGAAAATGGTGGAACTGTATTAAAAAAGCTTGATTCAATTGAAAGCGGGGAGTTTGAAAATTCAAATTTCAAACTTGAATTTTTCAAAAACATAGTAAAAAAAGGTGACAAAAAGTGA
- the fliP gene encoding flagellar type III secretion system pore protein FliP (The bacterial flagellar biogenesis protein FliP forms a type III secretion system (T3SS)-type pore required for flagellar assembly.) — MKRLFVLVFLVIVFVSFAQDEVPLPNISIQLSPPQQPRDLVNTLEILLLLTVLSLAPSILILFTSFTRIIIVFSFLRNALGTRQTPPNQILIGLALFLTFFIMQPVWNDIYNNAITPYLNSEIGYQELFSRSMDRLRTFMITELKIHHNEDNVFMLADNVGKEIDSVEEAPNSVLIPAFVIGELEIGFKMGILLYIPFIVMDMVVASILLSLGMIMIPPVLVSLPFKILLFVLVNGWDMLIGSLIKSFGGG, encoded by the coding sequence GTGAAGCGGCTGTTTGTTTTAGTATTTCTTGTAATTGTTTTTGTTTCATTTGCGCAAGATGAAGTTCCACTTCCAAATATTAGTATACAACTGAGTCCACCTCAGCAACCGAGGGATTTGGTTAATACATTAGAAATTCTTTTACTTTTAACCGTATTATCTCTTGCGCCTAGTATTCTAATATTATTTACATCGTTTACAAGGATTATAATAGTATTTTCCTTTTTGAGAAATGCTTTAGGAACCAGACAAACGCCTCCGAATCAGATTTTAATAGGTCTTGCGTTATTTTTAACATTTTTTATAATGCAACCTGTTTGGAACGATATTTATAACAATGCAATTACTCCTTATTTAAATTCAGAAATTGGTTACCAAGAGCTATTTTCTAGAAGTATGGATAGACTGAGAACATTTATGATAACTGAATTGAAAATTCATCATAACGAAGATAATGTTTTTATGTTAGCTGATAATGTTGGCAAGGAAATAGATTCTGTAGAGGAGGCACCTAATTCTGTTCTGATTCCGGCCTTTGTTATTGGCGAGCTTGAAATAGGTTTTAAGATGGGGATTTTATTATATATACCCTTTATTGTAATGGATATGGTTGTTGCTAGTATTTTGCTTTCTCTTGGTATGATTATGATCCCTCCAGTATTGGTTTCATTGCCATTTAAAATTCTCTTGTTTGTTCTTGTTAACGGATGGGATATGTTGATTGGTAGTTTGATTAAAAGCTTTGGAGGCGGTTAA
- the fliQ gene encoding flagellar biosynthesis protein FliQ, whose product MTIEVFLDVFGLGIKTLLTVILPPLLISLIVGLLISIFQAATQINEQTLTFAPRIIVLFLTLLFLGGWMIQQVIDLAREIITKYFSMI is encoded by the coding sequence ATGACTATAGAAGTATTTTTAGATGTATTTGGACTTGGAATTAAAACCTTATTAACGGTAATTTTACCACCTCTATTAATAAGTTTGATTGTTGGACTTTTAATTAGTATATTTCAAGCAGCTACACAAATAAATGAGCAAACTCTTACGTTTGCTCCAAGGATTATTGTTTTATTTTTAACGTTACTTTTTTTAGGAGGATGGATGATTCAGCAGGTAATTGATCTTGCAAGGGAAATTATAACAAAATATTTTTCGATGATTTAG
- the tmk gene encoding dTMP kinase: MFIAFEGIDGSGKSTQLNLLSQYLKSKGKKVLNIREPGGTILGEKIREILLDNNLNINKRSELLLFLASRAQLVEEVIKPHLERGFFVLADRFSDSSIAYQGGARNIGVETVSTLNDFATDNIYPDIVFYIDIPTKIAMERLKDKNLDRLEKEGQIFLEKVRSTYLKLSELRDNFFIIDGTKSIDSVFAEIKSIVEKYLQS; the protein is encoded by the coding sequence TTGTTTATTGCTTTTGAAGGGATTGATGGTTCTGGAAAAAGCACTCAACTTAATCTTCTTTCACAATATTTAAAATCAAAAGGGAAAAAAGTGCTAAATATTAGAGAACCTGGAGGAACTATCCTAGGCGAAAAAATTAGAGAAATTCTACTTGATAATAATTTAAATATAAACAAAAGAAGTGAGTTATTACTATTCCTCGCATCAAGAGCTCAATTAGTAGAAGAAGTTATAAAACCTCATCTTGAAAGAGGTTTTTTTGTTTTGGCAGATAGATTCTCTGATTCAAGCATTGCATATCAAGGTGGAGCAAGAAACATCGGAGTTGAAACCGTATCTACATTAAATGATTTTGCAACAGACAATATTTATCCAGATATAGTTTTCTATATAGATATTCCAACAAAAATTGCAATGGAAAGACTTAAAGATAAAAATCTAGATAGGCTTGAAAAGGAAGGACAAATATTTCTTGAAAAAGTGAGAAGTACGTATTTAAAGTTATCAGAATTAAGAGATAATTTCTTTATAATAGACGGGACAAAAAGCATAGACAGTGTTTTTGCTGAAATAAAATCAATTGTAGAGAAATATTTACAATCCTAA
- the rpsB gene encoding 30S ribosomal protein S2: MAVLTMKQLLEAGVHFGHRTQRWNPKMKEYIFGARKGIYIIDLQKTSKLLDEAYNFVRDKAAEGGTILFVGTKKQAQQVIKQEAERCGAFYVNHRWLGGLLTNFETIRKRIDKLIELEEMEANGEFDHLPKKEQSRLRRILEKLRKNLGGLKNMTSLPDVIYIVDPRKERNAVYEANLLKIPTVAIVDTNCDPDEIDYIIPGNDDAIRAIQLITSKIADAYLEGREGVSFGSEEAVENNQKEDNEEIFEIEDVDESEEM; the protein is encoded by the coding sequence GTGGCAGTACTTACAATGAAACAACTTTTGGAAGCGGGTGTTCACTTTGGTCACAGAACTCAAAGATGGAACCCAAAAATGAAAGAGTACATATTTGGTGCTAGAAAAGGTATTTATATAATCGATCTTCAAAAAACTTCCAAACTTCTTGATGAAGCATACAACTTTGTAAGAGATAAAGCAGCTGAAGGAGGAACAATCCTCTTTGTTGGAACAAAGAAACAAGCTCAACAAGTTATTAAACAAGAAGCAGAAAGATGCGGTGCATTCTACGTAAATCACAGATGGCTCGGTGGACTCTTAACAAATTTCGAAACAATCCGCAAAAGAATTGACAAATTAATTGAACTTGAAGAAATGGAAGCAAATGGAGAATTTGATCATTTACCAAAAAAAGAACAGAGCAGATTAAGAAGAATTCTCGAAAAACTCAGAAAAAACCTTGGTGGTTTAAAAAATATGACAAGTCTTCCAGACGTTATTTATATTGTTGACCCAAGAAAAGAAAGAAACGCAGTTTACGAAGCAAATCTTTTAAAAATCCCAACCGTTGCTATCGTAGACACTAACTGTGATCCTGATGAAATTGATTATATAATTCCAGGAAACGATGATGCAATCAGAGCAATCCAACTTATCACTTCAAAAATCGCAGATGCATATCTTGAAGGAAGAGAAGGAGTATCCTTCGGTAGTGAAGAAGCTGTAGAAAATAATCAAAAAGAAGATAATGAAGAAATATTTGAAATTGAAGATGTAGATGAAAGTGAAGAAATGTAA
- the rplT gene encoding 50S ribosomal protein L20, with translation MRVKNAVNAKKKRRKILKAVKGYHGALSRRYRLAKQAYIKAKKHAYVGRKLKKRDFRKLWITRINIAARNEGLKYNELIHGLKLAGVAINRKMLSELAVNDPESFKEYVNIAKQAIGK, from the coding sequence ATGCGTGTAAAAAATGCAGTAAACGCTAAGAAAAAAAGAAGAAAAATACTAAAGGCAGTTAAAGGATACCATGGAGCTTTAAGTAGAAGGTATAGACTTGCAAAACAAGCATATATCAAAGCAAAAAAACATGCATATGTTGGTAGAAAATTAAAGAAAAGAGACTTTAGAAAACTTTGGATTACCAGAATAAATATTGCTGCTAGAAATGAAGGATTAAAATATAATGAATTAATTCACGGATTAAAATTAGCTGGAGTAGCGATTAATAGGAAAATGTTATCTGAACTTGCTGTAAATGACCCCGAGTCATTTAAGGAATACGTAAATATTGCAAAACAAGCAATCGGAAAATAA
- the rpmI gene encoding 50S ribosomal protein L35: MAKQKMKTHKSAAKRFRVTKNGKIIRRKAYAWHKTGKKRRSTLRRLKVETEVKACDKDRVLRMLGKK, from the coding sequence ATGGCTAAACAAAAGATGAAAACGCATAAGTCAGCCGCAAAGAGATTTAGAGTTACTAAAAATGGAAAAATTATTAGAAGAAAAGCATATGCATGGCACAAGACGGGCAAAAAGAGAAGATCAACACTTAGAAGACTTAAAGTTGAAACAGAAGTAAAAGCTTGCGACAAAGACAGAGTACTTAGAATGCTTGGTAAAAAATAA
- the infC gene encoding translation initiation factor IF-3 yields MIDKIIKNEEITAPEVRVVNQEGKQLGVMPTQKALDLAYSQKLDLILVAPNAKPPVAKIMDYGKYKYELAKREKKAKKNQKIIEVKQMKFRIKIDEHDYQTKLKHIKRFLEAGNKVRVVIMFRGREMAFADKGKEILDRIIKDLQDVASVEKAPKLEGRDMWMMLKPKS; encoded by the coding sequence ATTATCGATAAGATAATTAAAAACGAGGAAATTACGGCACCAGAGGTAAGGGTGGTAAATCAAGAGGGAAAACAACTAGGGGTTATGCCAACGCAAAAAGCTTTGGATCTTGCATATTCTCAAAAATTAGATTTGATCTTGGTTGCTCCAAATGCTAAACCACCGGTTGCTAAAATAATGGACTATGGAAAGTACAAATACGAACTAGCAAAAAGGGAGAAAAAGGCAAAGAAAAATCAAAAAATTATTGAAGTAAAACAAATGAAATTCCGTATAAAAATAGACGAACATGATTACCAAACAAAGTTAAAGCATATTAAAAGATTCCTTGAAGCAGGAAATAAAGTAAGAGTTGTAATAATGTTTAGAGGTAGAGAAATGGCTTTTGCTGATAAAGGAAAAGAAATTTTAGATAGAATTATTAAAGATTTGCAAGATGTAGCTAGTGTTGAAAAAGCACCAAAACTTGAAGGAAGAGACATGTGGATGATGTTAAAACCAAAAAGTTGA
- the pyk gene encoding pyruvate kinase, with product MRKTRIVATIGPATESEEMLEKLVNSGVNVFRLNSSHDTIEIHRERIRRLKKIREKLNTPFSILIDLSGPKIRTGKLKEEYITLKEGSILKITTEDLLGDESILSVNYKRFPLEVKSGDRILLNDGAIELTVEKVEDNLVYTKVIRGGKITHHRGVNLPGVDLSISAVTDKDKKFIDLAIEEDLDYIALSFVRKASDVKYAKSLSNGIPVIAKIETAQALDNLEEIISFADGVMVARGDLGVEIPLSQVPIAQKRIIETANRMSKPVITATQMLESMINNMTPTRAEVSDIANAILDGTDAIMLSAETSIGKYPLRAVAVMDEVAKNTEKFLLDYDSIELEWIRNYYISENIEDAISHAVYNLSRDINAKLIITATSTGKTAINIARLRPSVPIMAATPNLSTYYRLSLVWGVIPVMINQTLSTDEMIIEVMRKAKETNLASKGDKVIITAGIPWGRPGTTNTLQVHEII from the coding sequence ATGAGGAAAACAAGAATAGTAGCCACTATAGGACCGGCAACAGAATCTGAGGAAATGCTGGAAAAACTTGTAAATTCGGGTGTAAACGTTTTTAGATTGAACTCATCTCATGATACCATTGAAATTCACAGAGAAAGAATTAGAAGACTAAAAAAAATCAGAGAAAAATTAAACACACCATTTTCCATCCTTATTGACCTTTCTGGTCCAAAAATTAGAACAGGAAAGCTCAAAGAAGAATATATAACCCTAAAAGAAGGGTCTATATTAAAAATAACAACAGAAGATTTATTAGGTGACGAGAGTATATTATCTGTAAATTACAAAAGATTTCCACTTGAAGTAAAAAGTGGTGATAGAATTTTATTAAATGACGGCGCAATTGAACTGACTGTTGAAAAAGTTGAAGATAATTTAGTATACACTAAAGTTATAAGAGGCGGAAAAATAACACACCATAGAGGTGTTAACCTTCCAGGCGTTGATCTTTCAATTTCTGCTGTCACAGATAAAGATAAAAAATTTATTGACCTTGCCATCGAAGAAGATCTTGACTACATTGCTTTGTCATTTGTAAGAAAAGCTTCAGACGTAAAATACGCAAAGTCATTAAGCAATGGCATTCCAGTAATTGCAAAAATTGAAACTGCCCAAGCATTGGACAATCTTGAAGAAATAATTTCATTTGCTGATGGTGTTATGGTAGCAAGAGGTGATCTTGGTGTAGAAATTCCACTATCTCAAGTTCCAATCGCCCAAAAAAGAATAATAGAAACAGCTAATAGAATGTCAAAACCTGTTATAACTGCCACTCAAATGCTCGAATCAATGATCAACAATATGACTCCAACAAGGGCTGAAGTATCTGACATAGCAAATGCTATACTAGATGGAACCGATGCTATTATGCTCTCCGCAGAAACTTCGATAGGAAAATATCCACTTAGAGCAGTAGCTGTAATGGATGAGGTAGCAAAAAATACTGAAAAATTTCTTTTAGATTACGACTCAATTGAACTAGAATGGATAAGAAATTACTATATATCAGAAAATATAGAAGATGCTATTTCACATGCGGTATATAACCTCTCAAGAGATATAAATGCAAAATTAATCATCACTGCAACTAGTACAGGAAAAACTGCAATAAATATTGCTCGCTTAAGACCTTCAGTTCCTATAATGGCTGCCACTCCAAACCTTTCGACCTATTATAGATTAAGTCTTGTGTGGGGAGTAATCCCTGTTATGATCAATCAAACACTTTCAACTGATGAAATGATTATAGAAGTAATGAGAAAAGCAAAAGAAACAAATCTTGCTAGCAAAGGCGATAAAGTAATTATAACCGCAGGAATTCCTTGGGGAAGACCTGGAACAACAAATACACTTCAAGTTCATGAAATAATATAA
- a CDS encoding DUF5693 family protein, whose product MKIKDILSTSKSKTIFLSIFLIIGLIGALLRTNNDLENMKVDIVFENSSKIEFFDGKNIKNKDAIYIIPKDATNINLEGINLNGKKFGILEFNISETISKEFAKNLSKDMVITVHYIKPEELSKYNEKTLFKRLWRAVVERSIDLIVLPKTPMTESVVNEFKNYFKISDASPYIPNIEFKYFFSTVLILFVLYLFPYAIFLLPTLYFSYEIFISLVSILGTVVIFFKIKDNVLKFFSYFTLGILTNLSLYDFEHLNNIKTYWGVKLSLVLLPSILLIQLIIKENKKIKSHLKFLIPLFTIFGIYYIIRSGNFGFVTDFERNIREFIEDLFIIRPRTKELLFYPLAFLIPYLKSDFYKKLFEIFASIAFLSTFNTFCHIRAPLFVNIYRELITLFLTLIIYSIFKIFFERGEYYEENKNSSHYRTGNRI is encoded by the coding sequence ATGAAGATAAAAGATATATTATCAACATCGAAAAGTAAAACTATTTTTCTTTCGATATTTTTAATCATTGGTTTAATCGGAGCATTATTAAGAACTAACAATGATTTAGAAAATATGAAAGTTGATATTGTTTTTGAAAATTCAAGCAAGATTGAATTTTTTGATGGGAAAAATATTAAAAATAAAGATGCAATATATATTATCCCTAAAGATGCTACCAATATTAATTTGGAAGGTATAAATTTAAACGGAAAAAAATTTGGAATCCTAGAATTTAATATTTCTGAAACTATTTCAAAAGAATTTGCCAAAAATCTTTCAAAAGATATGGTAATAACAGTTCATTATATAAAACCAGAAGAACTTTCAAAATACAATGAAAAAACTTTATTTAAAAGACTTTGGAGAGCAGTTGTTGAAAGAAGTATTGACTTAATAGTTCTTCCAAAAACACCTATGACTGAATCCGTAGTAAATGAATTCAAAAACTACTTTAAAATTTCTGACGCTTCACCTTATATACCAAACATTGAATTCAAATACTTTTTTTCAACAGTTTTAATACTATTCGTTTTATATCTTTTTCCTTACGCAATTTTTCTCTTACCAACTTTATATTTTTCTTACGAAATTTTTATTTCATTAGTCAGCATATTAGGAACAGTGGTAATATTTTTTAAAATAAAAGACAATGTTTTAAAATTCTTTTCTTATTTCACCTTAGGTATTTTAACAAATCTATCATTGTATGATTTTGAACATTTAAACAATATTAAAACATACTGGGGAGTAAAACTTTCGCTAGTGTTATTACCATCAATATTGCTAATACAGTTAATAATAAAAGAAAACAAAAAGATAAAATCACATCTTAAGTTTTTAATACCTCTATTTACCATTTTTGGAATATATTATATAATTAGAAGCGGTAATTTTGGATTTGTTACAGACTTTGAAAGAAACATACGTGAGTTTATCGAAGATTTGTTCATCATCAGGCCAAGAACAAAAGAATTGTTATTTTATCCTCTTGCATTTTTAATTCCATATTTAAAGAGTGACTTTTACAAAAAACTTTTTGAAATATTTGCAAGTATTGCATTTTTATCAACCTTTAACACCTTTTGTCATATAAGAGCTCCTCTATTTGTAAACATCTACCGCGAACTGATAACTTTATTCTTAACACTTATTATCTATTCAATTTTCAAAATCTTTTTTGAAAGGGGAGAATATTATGAGGAAAACAAGAATAGTAGCCACTATAGGACCGGCAACAGAATCTGA
- a CDS encoding RluA family pseudouridine synthase: protein MIVTEENYYSRLDKFLRKKLLNLPLSAIYKLIRTGKIKVNGKKVKNPSYKIEIGDEITIEEDISKYNREINNKVVPIKMDLDIVYEDNDILIINKPAGIPIHPGKGTHIATLIEGLMYYGQEKNFTPHLVHRLDKHTSGILIIAKNTQSARELGDIIAGRSIKKEYIALCKGKLSKEGKIDIPLENKQALTTFITQKVYKTHLGEFSLLNVNIKTGRKHQIRKHLSLINHPIIGDDVYGDKKLNREFKREYGLKRYFLHCHSMEFYFKNKHITATAPLSKDLKNVLKNLEKGE, encoded by the coding sequence ATGATAGTAACCGAAGAAAATTACTACTCAAGATTAGACAAATTTTTAAGAAAAAAACTTTTAAATTTACCTTTGAGTGCAATCTATAAATTAATCAGAACCGGAAAAATAAAAGTAAACGGAAAAAAAGTAAAAAATCCTTCATACAAGATAGAAATAGGTGATGAAATTACTATTGAAGAGGATATATCAAAATACAATAGGGAAATTAACAACAAAGTGGTTCCAATAAAAATGGACCTTGATATTGTATATGAAGATAATGATATTCTAATAATAAATAAACCAGCAGGTATTCCAATACACCCTGGCAAAGGAACACATATCGCTACATTAATCGAAGGATTAATGTACTATGGTCAAGAAAAAAATTTCACTCCACATCTTGTCCATAGATTAGATAAACATACATCCGGTATATTAATAATTGCAAAAAACACCCAAAGTGCAAGAGAATTAGGAGATATAATCGCCGGCCGTAGCATAAAAAAAGAATATATCGCTCTTTGCAAAGGCAAATTATCCAAAGAAGGAAAAATTGATATACCTCTTGAAAATAAACAAGCATTAACAACATTTATAACACAAAAAGTATATAAAACACATTTGGGAGAGTTTTCTCTTTTAAATGTAAATATTAAAACAGGAAGAAAACACCAAATAAGAAAACATTTAAGCCTAATAAATCATCCAATAATCGGAGATGACGTCTATGGTGATAAAAAGCTCAACCGTGAATTTAAAAGAGAATATGGTCTAAAAAGATATTTTTTACATTGTCACTCCATGGAATTTTACTTTAAAAATAAACATATAACAGCCACTGCTCCACTTTCAAAAGACCTAAAAAATGTATTAAAAAATCTCGAAAAGGGTGAATAA